A window of the Puniceicoccaceae bacterium genome harbors these coding sequences:
- a CDS encoding alpha-ketoacid dehydrogenase subunit beta, producing MRSITYRQAINEALAEELKRDENVVIIGEEVAQFDGAYKVTEGLLKKFGDKRVVDAPISEAGFIGMGIGASMLGIRPVMELMFWSFAYVAWDQIINNAANVRYMSGGQIHCPIVIRGPANGGTAVGATHSHTPENFLANTPGLKVVCPATAYDAKGLMKAAIRDNDPVMVMENTILYNDKGEVPEEEYLVPIGKADVKKEGSDLSLIAHGRAVITCLKAAEILEEQYDISVEVVDLRSIRPLDEETILKSVRKTHRVVLVEENKPFCGVDAQIAALIQDKAFDDLDAPIKRVSAIDAPQIYSMPLEKLQIPDAQRVVKKAAEIL from the coding sequence ATGCGTAGTATTACCTATCGTCAGGCGATCAACGAAGCCCTTGCTGAGGAACTCAAGCGGGACGAAAACGTTGTGATCATCGGAGAAGAAGTTGCCCAGTTTGATGGTGCCTACAAGGTCACCGAAGGACTGCTCAAAAAATTTGGCGACAAGCGGGTCGTCGATGCCCCGATCAGTGAGGCCGGTTTTATCGGCATGGGCATCGGTGCCTCCATGCTGGGCATTCGCCCGGTCATGGAGCTGATGTTCTGGAGCTTTGCCTACGTGGCATGGGACCAGATCATCAACAACGCCGCCAATGTGCGCTACATGTCCGGCGGGCAGATCCATTGCCCCATCGTCATTCGCGGCCCCGCCAATGGTGGCACTGCCGTCGGTGCGACACACTCCCATACACCCGAAAATTTCCTGGCCAATACACCCGGCCTCAAGGTGGTCTGCCCGGCAACGGCCTATGACGCCAAGGGTTTGATGAAGGCCGCCATCCGCGACAACGATCCGGTCATGGTCATGGAGAATACCATTCTCTACAACGACAAGGGCGAGGTCCCCGAGGAGGAATACCTGGTCCCCATCGGCAAGGCCGATGTAAAGAAGGAGGGTTCCGATCTTTCGCTCATCGCACACGGGCGAGCCGTCATCACTTGTCTCAAGGCCGCCGAAATCCTTGAGGAGCAGTATGATATCTCCGTCGAGGTTGTGGACCTGCGTTCGATCCGTCCACTCGACGAGGAAACCATTCTCAAGTCCGTACGCAAGACTCACCGCGTTGTGCTCGTTGAGGAGAACAAGCCCTTCTGCGGAGTGGACGCCCAGATCGCTGCTCTGATCCAGGACAAGGCCTTTGATGACCTCGACGCTCCGATCAAGCGTGTTTCGGCCATCGATGCTCCCCAGATCTACAGCATGCCGCTCGAGAAACTTCAAATTCCGGATGCACAGCGTGTGGTCAAAAAGGCCGCCGAAATCC
- the pdhA gene encoding pyruvate dehydrogenase (acetyl-transferring) E1 component subunit alpha yields MPTQRVSERSKEFSIAAREEVLEHNKKYGKDPINKSLSKEERIHLLREMIRIRRFEERTLRVYQQGKIGGFLHLYIGQESIAASVASLMGENDHVITAYRDHGIALAVGMSMNECMAELQGKFTGCSKGKGGSMHYFAPDKRYWGGHGIVAGQTPLGLGLAYALKYKGLKGCAVCMLGEGAVNQGVFHESLNLASLWRIPVVYLIENNGYSMGTSQERSSAADVLAQRAEAYKMGWYAGNGNSVYEARSILNKAMTDARENQTPSIVELWTYRYRGHSMSDPDKSYRTKEEIENYKKNKDPITLYEETLKQEGVLTDDLLKQIRAEATEEAEKSAQFADKSPFPPQEELMSDIYWDTDHPDQKMAEGTFFFETL; encoded by the coding sequence GTGCCTACCCAAAGAGTATCTGAACGTTCCAAGGAATTTTCCATCGCCGCGCGCGAGGAGGTCCTCGAACACAACAAAAAATACGGAAAAGACCCGATCAACAAATCCCTCTCGAAGGAGGAGCGCATCCATCTGCTGCGCGAGATGATCCGCATCCGGCGATTTGAGGAACGCACCCTTCGCGTTTACCAGCAGGGCAAAATCGGTGGTTTCCTTCACCTCTACATTGGCCAGGAATCCATCGCCGCCTCTGTGGCATCGCTCATGGGCGAAAACGATCACGTGATCACGGCCTACCGTGACCACGGCATCGCACTCGCCGTCGGCATGTCCATGAATGAATGCATGGCCGAGCTTCAGGGCAAATTCACCGGTTGTTCCAAGGGCAAGGGTGGCTCCATGCACTACTTTGCACCCGACAAGCGCTACTGGGGCGGTCATGGCATCGTGGCGGGCCAGACTCCACTCGGACTGGGCCTCGCCTATGCCCTGAAGTATAAGGGTCTCAAGGGCTGCGCTGTCTGCATGCTCGGCGAAGGTGCCGTCAACCAGGGTGTCTTCCACGAGTCGCTCAACCTTGCCTCCCTCTGGCGCATTCCCGTGGTCTATCTCATCGAAAATAATGGGTATTCCATGGGTACGAGCCAGGAGCGTTCCTCCGCAGCCGATGTGTTGGCCCAGCGCGCAGAGGCTTACAAGATGGGTTGGTATGCCGGCAACGGAAATTCCGTCTACGAAGCGCGCTCCATCCTCAACAAGGCAATGACTGATGCTCGGGAAAACCAGACCCCCAGCATCGTCGAGCTCTGGACCTATCGCTATCGCGGACACTCCATGTCCGATCCCGACAAGTCCTACCGCACCAAGGAGGAGATCGAGAACTATAAGAAGAATAAGGACCCGATCACGCTCTACGAGGAAACCCTGAAGCAGGAAGGTGTGCTCACCGATGACCTGCTCAAGCAGATCCGCGCCGAAGCCACCGAGGAGGCCGAGAAGTCGGCACAGTTTGCGGACAAGAGTCCCTTCCCTCCACAGGAGGAGCTGATGTCTGACATCTATTGGGATACCGACCATCCCGATCAAAAAATGGCGGAGGGTACCTTCTTTTTTGAAACCCTCTGA
- the lipA gene encoding lipoyl synthase, with the protein MLKSKPKWLKAKLPTGAMYRETRETVEQNQLHTVCQSAQCPNMGECWSRGTATVMILGNICTRSCRFCAIQTGRPTELDLGEPVRVALAVAKMNLKHCVVTSVARDDLKDGGASIWAATIRAIHQRCPQTAVEVLTADFRGNMDHLDIVLDAKPEIFNHNMETVERLQRPIRKTARYDRSLAVLEHSAKRGFPTKSGIMLGIGEQQEEIEDVLTDMYDAGVRIVTIGQYLQPTPDHVAIDRWVTPEEFEHWKSWGLELGFDVVESGPLVRSSYQADEQSARYRKPERSSA; encoded by the coding sequence ATGCTGAAAAGTAAGCCAAAGTGGTTGAAAGCCAAGTTGCCGACCGGTGCGATGTACCGGGAAACGCGCGAGACCGTAGAGCAGAACCAACTGCATACAGTTTGCCAGAGCGCACAGTGTCCCAATATGGGAGAATGCTGGTCCCGAGGCACCGCAACGGTCATGATTCTCGGCAACATCTGCACGCGCTCCTGTCGCTTCTGCGCGATTCAAACCGGTCGTCCGACGGAACTCGACCTCGGTGAACCGGTGCGCGTGGCTCTGGCTGTCGCCAAAATGAATTTGAAACACTGCGTGGTGACCTCAGTGGCGCGCGATGACCTCAAAGATGGTGGCGCCTCGATCTGGGCCGCCACGATTCGTGCGATCCACCAGCGCTGCCCACAAACTGCTGTGGAGGTGCTCACCGCCGACTTCCGGGGCAACATGGATCATCTCGATATCGTGCTCGATGCCAAACCCGAGATTTTCAACCACAACATGGAGACCGTCGAACGCCTGCAGCGTCCCATCCGCAAAACCGCACGCTACGACCGCTCTCTCGCAGTGCTCGAACATTCGGCCAAGCGCGGATTTCCAACCAAGTCCGGCATCATGCTCGGCATCGGTGAGCAGCAGGAGGAAATTGAAGATGTGCTCACCGACATGTACGATGCAGGCGTACGCATCGTCACCATCGGGCAATATCTGCAGCCAACCCCGGATCATGTGGCCATCGACCGCTGGGTTACCCCTGAGGAGTTCGAGCACTGGAAATCCTGGGGGCTTGAACTCGGATTTGACGTCGTCGAGTCCGGGCCGCTCGTGCGCTCCTCCTACCAAGCTGACGAGCAGTCAGCCCGCTACCGCAAGCCCGAGCGCAGCAGTGCCTGA
- the lipB gene encoding lipoyl(octanoyl) transferase LipB produces the protein MHEPAPAHNAVEEQSGTNPPRSVIPKIAYYQIVQQDQSHMIGNTVDWGRTSYKEAYDRQLLCVAERIAGERGDTLIFTEHSPVYTIGRRKNAEQHLKWGAALLEQAGIAVEMTNRGGDVTYHGPGQLVAYPIVNLAHHKDLHRYLRHLEEALIRTLAHFGLFASRRQGMTGIWLEKRKIAAMGIAVKQWVTYHGLALNVDPDLEHFAGIVPCGITDGTVTSMAAELGYIPDMAMVKHLLEVEFWGIFTNYANPC, from the coding sequence ATGCATGAGCCTGCTCCAGCCCATAATGCAGTGGAGGAGCAGTCCGGCACAAATCCACCCCGTTCCGTCATTCCGAAGATTGCGTATTATCAAATCGTGCAGCAAGATCAGTCTCACATGATTGGCAATACGGTAGATTGGGGGCGCACTTCCTACAAAGAGGCCTATGACCGGCAGCTGCTTTGCGTAGCCGAGCGCATCGCTGGTGAGCGCGGCGATACGCTCATTTTTACCGAGCACTCCCCCGTTTACACCATCGGAAGGCGCAAGAATGCCGAACAACATCTCAAATGGGGAGCAGCATTGCTCGAACAGGCTGGCATTGCCGTGGAAATGACCAACCGTGGAGGCGACGTCACTTACCACGGCCCCGGCCAGTTGGTCGCCTACCCCATCGTCAACCTCGCCCATCACAAGGATCTGCACCGCTACCTGCGTCATTTAGAAGAAGCCCTTATCCGCACCCTCGCCCATTTTGGTCTGTTCGCCAGCCGGAGGCAGGGAATGACGGGCATCTGGCTGGAGAAGCGTAAGATCGCTGCCATGGGAATTGCAGTGAAACAGTGGGTCACCTACCATGGTCTCGCACTCAACGTCGATCCCGACCTCGAACACTTTGCCGGAATCGTTCCCTGCGGCATCACCGACGGAACCGTCACCTCCATGGCTGCCGAACTGGGTTACATACCCGATATGGCCATGGTCAAGCACCTATTAGAAGTTGAATTCTGGGGGATTTTCACTAACTATGCGAACCCATGCTGA
- a CDS encoding DUF456 domain-containing protein: protein MNWDWIPDFLSSAPFWAMAMLWLFFLIGFVLTILPVAPGNFVVLTGIVLHRLWVPDHSVSWQFILIMLGLSLVAMAGDYALTYWGARRFGATWRGGLGAIVGGLIGFFIPPPLFWLIFGPLIGAILFELIGGQEWRKAGRAGFGSFLGGVAAMLFKVAVSAMMIVGFFMYA from the coding sequence ATGAATTGGGACTGGATACCGGATTTTCTCAGCTCGGCCCCCTTTTGGGCCATGGCGATGCTGTGGCTCTTTTTTCTAATCGGATTTGTCCTGACGATCCTGCCTGTGGCTCCCGGCAACTTTGTCGTGCTAACGGGCATCGTTTTGCACCGCCTGTGGGTGCCCGACCACTCCGTCAGTTGGCAGTTTATCCTCATCATGTTGGGTCTTTCCCTGGTCGCCATGGCTGGTGACTACGCGCTGACCTACTGGGGGGCGCGGCGATTCGGAGCCACCTGGCGGGGCGGACTGGGAGCCATCGTCGGCGGATTGATCGGTTTTTTCATCCCACCTCCCCTCTTCTGGCTGATTTTCGGACCGCTCATCGGGGCCATTCTCTTCGAACTCATCGGGGGACAGGAGTGGCGCAAGGCGGGTCGGGCAGGCTTTGGTTCCTTTCTCGGGGGTGTGGCAGCCATGTTGTTCAAGGTGGCAGTTTCCGCGATGATGATCGTCGGTTTTTTCATGTATGCATGA
- a CDS encoding alpha-amylase family glycosyl hydrolase yields MPFFMEPDSIRFEIERVHPYEIARLSGYCIEGDQIRFVLDPTVHPSLDVDESVYVAGQFNDWQAAIGKQAYRLCPYEMNGNPVLVVDVPVSELKGEYTSYFRFVSEKHRWLSVPENAPNLVPNRYQGSDFMLNLRQSGRHVFHLRTDESISLHRHIALHWKDPNFHESIAISNAEFYLSLESSLPMGVSREGELLVFRLFAPRANRVTLELFKSLKQEKRERHEMKENKDGSWEIALPRDWDRHYYYYYVDGINHDGSTCFDGTLPIVDPYARAMASSKGPGIIVDPSTQPLANSTYHPPMWHDLVIAEVHLRDLMANSFLPLSNTERQQFRGMSKWLRDQGNYLRQLGVNAIEFQPLHEFEYDSKDEYHWGYMPVNWFSPASCNARFPKNGSQIEGFRDMVAATHEAGFAFILDVVYNHLGSPNALYAIDKHYYYEVDSNFNLTNWSGVGNDLRCRSPMAKRLIIDSLKYYMTHMGVDGFRFDLGELIGRSVLEEIEHELKAINPSVILIAEPWSFRGHIADKLKFTGFASWNDSYRDFFVKYLGGDGSPEQFAWHLKGSPEGLTRFPAQTVNYSESHDDYCWMDLITENGQRDGSHPSFNDMRRTHLMFSMLFISLGIPMISAGQDFLRSKRGVRNTYQRGDINAMDYSRLISFSNTHDYVRRWIAFRLSDAGSLLRLEFHPDEDYFRFSHAEHGGRGLAVLINANHQHGERQLIYAINPSLHAESCSIEGMGIEGATQIADQFRFEIHGLPSARLRWKDGKLLLPPLTCGLWIR; encoded by the coding sequence ATGCCATTTTTCATGGAACCCGATTCCATCCGCTTTGAGATTGAGCGAGTGCATCCCTACGAGATAGCGCGACTGTCGGGATACTGCATTGAAGGGGACCAGATTCGCTTTGTGCTTGATCCTACGGTTCACCCATCGCTGGACGTGGATGAAAGCGTGTATGTGGCGGGGCAATTCAACGATTGGCAAGCAGCGATTGGCAAACAGGCCTACCGCTTGTGTCCCTATGAGATGAATGGAAATCCGGTGCTGGTCGTGGATGTGCCAGTTTCGGAATTGAAGGGGGAATACACGTCCTACTTTCGGTTTGTCTCCGAAAAACACCGCTGGCTGAGTGTGCCCGAAAATGCGCCGAACCTTGTCCCAAATCGTTATCAGGGAAGTGATTTTATGCTGAATCTGCGCCAGAGCGGGCGACATGTCTTTCACCTTCGAACTGATGAATCGATCAGCCTGCACCGGCACATCGCATTGCATTGGAAGGACCCGAATTTTCACGAAAGCATTGCGATTTCGAATGCGGAGTTTTACCTCTCGCTCGAGTCTTCCTTGCCAATGGGAGTCTCACGCGAGGGAGAATTGCTGGTGTTTCGCCTCTTTGCTCCCCGCGCCAACCGGGTGACGCTCGAACTGTTCAAATCCCTCAAACAGGAAAAACGGGAGCGCCATGAGATGAAGGAAAATAAGGACGGCTCGTGGGAAATTGCACTTCCGAGGGACTGGGATCGACACTATTATTATTACTACGTTGATGGCATCAACCATGACGGCTCAACCTGCTTTGACGGCACCTTGCCTATCGTCGATCCCTATGCCCGCGCCATGGCATCTTCGAAAGGACCGGGCATCATCGTCGATCCGTCGACGCAGCCCTTGGCCAATTCCACTTATCACCCGCCGATGTGGCATGATCTGGTGATCGCCGAAGTGCACCTGCGCGACCTGATGGCGAATTCCTTCCTTCCACTCTCTAACACCGAGCGTCAGCAATTTCGGGGCATGAGCAAATGGCTGCGTGATCAGGGCAACTACCTGCGGCAGCTCGGGGTCAATGCCATCGAGTTTCAACCCCTGCACGAATTTGAGTATGACTCCAAGGATGAATACCACTGGGGCTACATGCCGGTGAACTGGTTCAGCCCCGCCAGCTGCAATGCGCGCTTCCCGAAAAATGGTTCACAGATCGAAGGGTTTCGCGACATGGTAGCGGCCACACACGAGGCGGGGTTTGCCTTCATTCTGGATGTGGTTTACAACCACTTGGGTTCTCCCAATGCCTTGTATGCAATCGACAAACACTACTACTATGAGGTGGATTCCAACTTCAACCTGACCAATTGGAGTGGAGTGGGGAACGACCTGCGCTGCCGCTCTCCCATGGCCAAGCGATTGATCATCGACAGTTTGAAATACTACATGACCCACATGGGTGTGGACGGCTTTCGCTTCGATCTAGGCGAACTGATCGGGCGTAGTGTGCTGGAAGAGATCGAGCACGAACTCAAAGCAATCAACCCCTCCGTCATCCTGATCGCCGAACCATGGAGTTTTCGCGGGCACATTGCGGACAAGCTGAAATTCACGGGTTTTGCGTCCTGGAATGACAGTTACCGCGACTTTTTTGTCAAATACCTCGGAGGCGATGGCTCACCTGAGCAGTTCGCCTGGCACCTCAAAGGTTCCCCGGAAGGGTTGACGCGATTTCCCGCGCAGACGGTCAACTATTCCGAGTCCCACGACGACTATTGCTGGATGGATCTCATCACCGAAAATGGGCAGCGGGATGGATCTCACCCCTCCTTCAATGACATGCGGCGCACGCACCTGATGTTTTCGATGCTCTTCATCTCGCTGGGTATACCGATGATTTCGGCCGGACAGGATTTCCTGCGCAGCAAGCGTGGAGTGCGCAACACCTACCAGCGTGGCGACATCAATGCGATGGACTACAGCCGACTGATCTCGTTTTCAAATACCCATGACTACGTGCGGCGCTGGATCGCGTTTCGCCTCTCGGATGCGGGATCGTTACTACGGCTCGAATTCCATCCGGATGAGGACTATTTCCGCTTTTCCCATGCGGAGCATGGAGGACGGGGATTGGCAGTATTGATCAATGCCAATCATCAGCATGGCGAACGTCAGCTGATTTATGCGATCAATCCGAGTTTGCACGCCGAATCCTGCAGCATTGAGGGTATGGGAATCGAAGGAGCTACCCAGATCGCAGACCAGTTCCGTTTTGAGATTCATGGACTTCCGAGTGCGCGCCTGAGGTGGAAGGACGGCAAACTGCTACTGCCACCGCTCACCTGTGGACTCTGGATTCGCTAG
- the nadA gene encoding quinolinate synthase NadA produces the protein MATTLPNIEPMILSARATTGASGLSSLQQEILRLKTERNAVILAHNYQIPEIQEVADYLGDSLGLAYQAASTDAEVICFCGVHFMAETAKIINPEKRVILPDLNAGCSLSDSCPAEKLAAYRERYPDDYVVAYINCSAEVKALSDVICTSGNAVRIVEQVPADRDILFVPDQNLGQWVAGQTNRTIKLWPGSCYAHVLFSKEQIERIRLDHPGAKVVAHPECVETVRNIADEVCSTEKMVQFCRSDDSDTFIVVTETGMLHRLRKELPNKTFIAGPTETCACNDCRFMKLNTLEKLHACLETLSPEIHLSANLIDKARLPIQRMLDWSR, from the coding sequence ATGGCCACGACACTTCCCAACATCGAACCCATGATTCTATCCGCGCGCGCAACCACGGGTGCGTCCGGACTTTCGTCACTGCAGCAGGAGATTCTGCGTCTGAAAACAGAGCGAAACGCAGTCATACTCGCGCACAATTACCAGATTCCCGAAATCCAGGAAGTAGCTGACTATCTCGGAGACTCCCTCGGGCTTGCCTACCAGGCAGCGTCGACGGATGCAGAGGTTATCTGTTTTTGCGGGGTGCATTTCATGGCGGAAACTGCAAAAATCATCAACCCGGAGAAGCGGGTGATTTTGCCCGATCTGAATGCGGGTTGTTCGCTTTCGGACTCATGTCCTGCGGAAAAACTCGCTGCCTACCGCGAACGCTACCCGGACGACTACGTGGTGGCCTACATCAACTGTTCTGCAGAAGTAAAGGCGCTGAGCGATGTCATTTGTACCAGTGGAAATGCGGTGCGCATCGTGGAGCAGGTGCCTGCGGATCGGGACATTCTCTTTGTGCCCGATCAAAACCTCGGGCAATGGGTTGCGGGGCAAACCAACCGCACCATCAAATTGTGGCCGGGCAGCTGTTACGCGCACGTGCTCTTTTCCAAAGAACAGATCGAGCGCATCCGCCTCGACCATCCCGGGGCAAAAGTGGTGGCTCACCCGGAATGTGTTGAAACGGTTCGCAATATTGCGGACGAAGTTTGCAGCACGGAAAAAATGGTGCAGTTCTGTCGAAGTGACGATAGTGATACCTTTATCGTGGTGACCGAGACCGGGATGCTGCACCGACTCCGCAAGGAACTTCCGAACAAGACCTTCATTGCGGGTCCGACCGAAACCTGCGCCTGCAACGATTGCCGGTTCATGAAACTCAACACCCTCGAAAAACTTCATGCTTGCCTCGAGACACTCAGTCCCGAGATTCACCTGTCTGCAAACCTTATCGACAAGGCACGCCTGCCGATCCAGCGCATGCTGGACTGGAGCCGCTGA
- a CDS encoding MFS transporter → MITPEKRAIANRTYTLDLMRAPFAGVLESGMHALVLLIAIRVFDPNPFFKAWIPASISVGFLLSPIVLSVAWRLRVRATRIASLLWILSGLWVFGASYAQGFHGYFAMLGPGMLVFALVPTFMIFAYANNYTAQQRGQRIAVFFMISSAAAVVFSFWAGEWLDVDLERFRWILRIIAAAAFASAACAFFMPSPPVEAKHHGSPLQHFSLIWKDRLFGGMLASWMFIGFANLMTIPLRVEYLASPSYGLNLSNAEISLLVVVIPSICRILSTRIWGYFFDRVNMLVLRSLLNGMFLVGILMFFMSRSFEPMAISMAITGFAHGGGNIAWSLWVTKIAPPEKSASYMSVHTATTGVRGLLSPFLGFAAITLLGPVQTALIASALAGISILINLPLTRHPRLKASY, encoded by the coding sequence TTGATCACACCTGAAAAACGGGCGATTGCGAATCGCACCTACACGCTGGACTTGATGCGTGCACCCTTTGCCGGAGTGCTGGAGTCCGGCATGCATGCACTGGTGCTGTTGATCGCGATTCGGGTCTTTGACCCCAATCCCTTTTTCAAAGCATGGATCCCCGCCTCGATTTCAGTCGGCTTTTTGCTCAGTCCGATCGTGTTATCCGTTGCATGGCGGTTGAGGGTTCGCGCAACCCGCATCGCATCGCTTTTGTGGATACTGAGCGGACTTTGGGTCTTCGGAGCAAGTTATGCGCAGGGATTTCATGGGTATTTTGCGATGCTGGGTCCGGGCATGCTCGTGTTTGCGCTGGTGCCAACGTTCATGATCTTTGCCTATGCAAACAACTACACGGCGCAGCAGCGCGGGCAGCGTATCGCCGTATTTTTCATGATCTCGTCTGCAGCAGCCGTCGTTTTTTCGTTTTGGGCGGGGGAGTGGCTTGATGTGGATTTGGAGCGATTTCGCTGGATTCTGCGAATCATCGCCGCTGCTGCTTTTGCCAGTGCGGCCTGTGCGTTTTTCATGCCTTCTCCGCCGGTGGAGGCGAAGCATCATGGATCACCGCTGCAGCATTTTTCGTTGATCTGGAAGGACCGCCTGTTTGGTGGCATGCTGGCCTCGTGGATGTTCATCGGGTTCGCCAATCTCATGACGATTCCACTCCGCGTGGAATACCTGGCCTCGCCAAGCTACGGATTGAATCTCAGCAATGCGGAAATTTCGTTGTTGGTCGTTGTGATCCCCTCGATCTGCAGGATTCTGAGCACGCGGATCTGGGGGTATTTTTTCGACCGGGTCAACATGCTGGTGCTTCGCAGCCTGCTCAATGGCATGTTTCTGGTCGGCATCCTGATGTTTTTCATGAGTCGAAGTTTTGAACCGATGGCAATCTCCATGGCGATAACCGGCTTTGCCCATGGTGGAGGCAACATTGCCTGGAGCCTGTGGGTGACAAAAATTGCACCACCAGAGAAATCCGCTTCCTACATGAGCGTGCACACCGCAACCACTGGTGTCAGGGGACTATTGTCACCCTTTCTCGGGTTTGCAGCAATCACGCTGTTGGGACCGGTGCAGACTGCCTTGATTGCGTCGGCACTTGCCGGAATTTCGATTCTGATCAACCTTCCGCTGACCCGACACCCACGCCTGAAGGCATCGTATTGA
- a CDS encoding M23 family metallopeptidase, whose product MVSQQQKWWFSGIALFACSILFTAASDVSTYGSTLVWPTPNTAFLNGEHPEHYLQPTSSGRLASADWGCTRNGGSRFHEGVDLKSVQRSPDGRSLDAIGSIAAGVVAHVSRTTQHSNYGKYVVISHVGQGLEWVSLYAHLEQIADSIRPGVRVRAGDVLGTMGNSSSNIPIPVANAHLHLEIGVRLNSKFDSWYALQGFETRNWHGSWNGMNLLGLHPLEFFNYYLDHPGAPFFAYFLTEPVSFECWIHFEKRPDFLERNPVFLRGQPAPAGPSWYRVGFTWYGMPVEWIPAEASTLDRRLDPDAVHVHQLRHEKPCRNWIDESPAGLVPTSLLLRHIELLKTH is encoded by the coding sequence ATGGTTTCGCAACAACAAAAGTGGTGGTTTTCGGGCATCGCTCTGTTTGCCTGCAGCATTCTTTTCACAGCGGCCTCGGATGTGTCCACCTACGGAAGTACGCTCGTTTGGCCAACACCCAACACGGCCTTTCTCAACGGAGAGCATCCAGAACACTACTTGCAACCCACTTCATCCGGAAGGCTGGCATCTGCGGACTGGGGCTGCACTCGCAATGGCGGAAGTCGCTTTCATGAAGGAGTTGACTTAAAATCAGTGCAGCGCTCTCCCGATGGTCGCAGTCTGGATGCGATCGGTTCCATCGCAGCCGGAGTCGTGGCGCATGTCAGTCGCACTACGCAGCACAGCAATTATGGCAAGTATGTGGTGATCTCTCACGTCGGACAGGGTCTCGAGTGGGTTTCACTCTACGCCCATCTCGAGCAAATCGCAGACTCCATCCGGCCTGGCGTGCGCGTGCGCGCAGGAGATGTTCTGGGAACCATGGGAAACAGCTCATCCAATATCCCCATTCCCGTTGCCAACGCACACCTGCACCTCGAAATCGGGGTCAGGCTCAACAGCAAATTTGACAGTTGGTATGCCTTACAGGGATTTGAAACCCGCAACTGGCATGGCTCCTGGAACGGGATGAATCTGCTGGGTCTACACCCGCTGGAGTTTTTCAACTATTACCTCGATCACCCCGGTGCCCCGTTTTTTGCCTACTTCCTCACAGAACCCGTCTCGTTTGAATGTTGGATCCACTTCGAAAAACGTCCCGACTTTCTGGAGCGCAACCCGGTTTTTCTGCGCGGTCAACCCGCTCCTGCAGGACCGAGCTGGTACCGGGTCGGCTTCACCTGGTATGGCATGCCAGTGGAATGGATTCCGGCTGAAGCATCGACTCTCGACCGACGTCTGGATCCCGATGCCGTGCACGTGCATCAGCTCAGGCATGAAAAACCCTGTCGCAACTGGATCGATGAATCTCCTGCGGGTCTGGTGCCCACCTCGCTGTTGCTTCGCCACATCGAACTCCTGAAAACCCACTGA